A genomic region of Christiangramia sp. OXR-203 contains the following coding sequences:
- a CDS encoding (2Fe-2S)-binding protein produces the protein MAVITLSINDKEHSFDIDPNTPLLWVLRDHLNLVGTKFGCGIAQCGACTVHFNGNAIRSCQLPISSAAGNKITTIEGLSENGDHPVQKAWLEHDVPQCGYCQAGQIMSATALLNRNPTPTDSEIENAMNGNICRCGTYTRIKAAIKTASSSQKV, from the coding sequence GCGGTAATTACTCTTAGCATTAATGATAAAGAACATTCTTTTGATATAGATCCTAACACACCATTATTATGGGTTTTGAGAGATCACTTAAATCTTGTAGGTACCAAGTTTGGCTGCGGAATCGCTCAATGTGGCGCCTGCACTGTACATTTTAATGGCAATGCGATAAGATCGTGCCAGTTACCCATATCTTCGGCAGCAGGGAATAAGATCACTACTATTGAAGGTCTATCTGAAAACGGAGACCATCCAGTGCAGAAGGCCTGGTTAGAACATGATGTTCCGCAGTGTGGATACTGCCAGGCTGGGCAGATCATGTCTGCAACTGCACTGCTGAACCGGAATCCAACTCCTACAGATTCTGAAATAGAGAATGCTATGAATGGGAATATTTGTAGATGTGGAACCTATACCCGGATCAAAGCAGCCATTAAAACCGCATCCAGTTCTCAGAAAGTTTAA
- a CDS encoding xanthine dehydrogenase family protein molybdopterin-binding subunit, translated as MNKIKTRFGRRSFIKSVSIASGGLIIGFNWMACKGPANEGSEELAMQMPDEWFELNGYLKIGDNGIVTIYSPNPEIGQNVKTSMPMIVAEELDVDWNNVIVEQAPLNTEIFTRQLAGGSQSIRQGWQSLRTAGATARHMLVAAAAKQWEVPQEEITVNNGIIEHAKSGQKIGFGDIAKSAASIEVPEEVNLKENTDFKIIGTSRKNVDARKIVTGQPLYGLDTQRDGMLIAMVMQPPAFGMEFKNMNAEKAKGLPGITDIFTIDTYPEDMEKEWSDVGSFSKLVVIVGETTWQVMQARKELDVEWDLNPELTKEIEILEKSAGMQDASGLESSDVHNSLMVEAGSKNAEVVRKDGDPEKAFKNAARVIERSYTCPFLAHNCMEPMNFFANVSNGKAELIGPIQTPEYAEKSVQKRLGLDLENIDIQMTRMGGGFGRRLYGHFLVEAAVISEKVGAPIKLVYTREDDMTNGVYRPAYHVTYKAALDANNQLTAFHVNAGGIPESPLFANRFPAGAIDNYLAESWVVDSNISVGAFRAPRSNFIAGAEQSFLDELAEEMGKDPIEFRLEMLKKAKSKPVGENNDYDPERYAGVLKLARDKSGWNSNSTMARGVSAYYCHNSYVAQILDMTVENNQPLIDKVTCAVDCGIVVNPEAAKNMVEGGTIDGIGHALFSEMTFAEGIPQQSNFDGYRLIRHKEAPKKIDVHFVENGIDPTGLGEPPFPPVQGALANALYKATGKRFYKQPFITGLQGDLKT; from the coding sequence ATGAATAAAATAAAAACAAGATTTGGGCGTAGATCCTTTATAAAGAGTGTCTCTATCGCGAGTGGCGGACTAATAATTGGCTTTAACTGGATGGCTTGTAAAGGCCCGGCCAACGAAGGTAGTGAAGAACTGGCGATGCAAATGCCAGATGAATGGTTCGAGTTGAACGGCTATCTTAAAATTGGGGATAATGGTATCGTAACCATCTATTCACCAAACCCTGAAATTGGACAGAATGTAAAGACTTCCATGCCTATGATCGTGGCAGAGGAACTTGATGTAGACTGGAATAATGTAATTGTAGAGCAGGCTCCGCTTAATACTGAAATTTTCACGAGGCAACTTGCAGGTGGAAGTCAATCTATAAGACAGGGCTGGCAATCTTTAAGAACAGCTGGTGCCACTGCAAGACATATGCTGGTTGCAGCGGCAGCAAAACAGTGGGAAGTCCCTCAGGAAGAAATTACGGTAAACAATGGTATCATCGAACACGCCAAATCCGGACAGAAAATTGGATTTGGAGATATTGCAAAATCGGCAGCCTCTATTGAAGTTCCGGAGGAAGTAAACTTAAAGGAAAATACAGATTTTAAGATTATTGGTACATCCAGAAAGAACGTAGATGCGAGGAAGATCGTAACCGGACAACCTTTGTATGGACTAGACACCCAAAGAGATGGAATGCTTATCGCAATGGTGATGCAGCCGCCAGCCTTTGGAATGGAATTTAAAAATATGAATGCTGAAAAGGCCAAAGGCCTACCCGGTATTACTGATATTTTTACTATCGATACCTATCCTGAAGATATGGAGAAGGAATGGAGCGATGTTGGTTCATTCTCGAAACTTGTGGTTATCGTTGGAGAAACCACCTGGCAGGTGATGCAGGCAAGAAAAGAACTGGATGTTGAATGGGATCTAAATCCTGAACTTACCAAAGAAATCGAAATTCTGGAGAAGTCGGCTGGAATGCAGGATGCAAGCGGACTCGAAAGTAGCGATGTTCATAACTCATTAATGGTAGAAGCGGGTAGTAAAAATGCTGAAGTTGTAAGGAAAGATGGAGATCCTGAAAAAGCATTTAAAAATGCGGCGAGAGTGATCGAGAGGTCTTATACCTGCCCGTTCCTGGCGCATAATTGTATGGAACCAATGAATTTTTTCGCAAATGTTTCCAATGGGAAAGCAGAATTAATTGGTCCTATACAAACTCCGGAATATGCTGAAAAAAGCGTACAAAAGCGTCTTGGGTTGGATCTTGAGAATATTGATATTCAGATGACGCGAATGGGCGGAGGCTTTGGAAGAAGACTTTACGGTCATTTTCTGGTCGAAGCAGCGGTGATTTCAGAAAAGGTGGGTGCACCTATCAAACTCGTGTATACACGTGAAGATGACATGACCAATGGTGTTTACCGGCCGGCTTATCATGTAACTTATAAGGCTGCATTGGATGCTAATAATCAACTAACTGCTTTCCATGTAAATGCGGGAGGTATTCCTGAAAGTCCGCTTTTCGCCAATAGATTTCCGGCAGGAGCTATTGATAATTACCTAGCAGAAAGCTGGGTGGTCGACTCCAATATTTCTGTTGGAGCTTTTAGAGCACCAAGGTCGAATTTTATTGCCGGAGCCGAGCAATCTTTTCTCGATGAACTTGCTGAAGAAATGGGGAAGGACCCTATAGAATTCAGATTAGAAATGCTGAAAAAGGCGAAAAGTAAGCCAGTTGGTGAAAACAACGATTACGATCCGGAAAGATATGCCGGGGTTTTAAAACTGGCCAGGGATAAATCAGGCTGGAATTCGAATTCAACAATGGCCAGAGGGGTTTCGGCTTATTACTGTCATAATTCTTATGTTGCCCAGATCCTCGATATGACCGTTGAAAATAATCAGCCTCTTATAGATAAAGTGACCTGCGCTGTGGACTGCGGAATCGTGGTAAATCCTGAAGCTGCTAAGAACATGGTGGAAGGCGGTACTATCGATGGAATTGGTCATGCTTTATTCAGCGAAATGACCTTTGCTGAAGGTATTCCGCAACAAAGCAATTTTGATGGCTACCGACTTATAAGACATAAAGAAGCTCCTAAAAAGATTGATGTTCATTTCGTAGAGAACGGTATCGATCCAACAGGTTTGGGAGAGCCGCCTTTCCCGCCTGTTCAGGGAGCATTGGCGAATGCCTTATACAAGGCGACCGGAAAAAGGTTTTATAAGCAACCGTTTATCACCGGTTTGCAGGGCGATCTTAAGACCTGA
- a CDS encoding winged helix-turn-helix domain-containing protein — protein MKSIKVKCWIETNGDKFYGPGPHELLQNIKAEGSLSKAAEKMQLSYRKAWDIVQQLNKHSEKPLVILRKGGKTGGGAEVTMYAKAVMEAYNKLQKKLQEVSEEEKQLLEILN, from the coding sequence ATGAAAAGTATCAAGGTGAAATGCTGGATCGAGACTAATGGAGATAAATTCTATGGTCCCGGTCCGCATGAATTACTTCAGAATATCAAAGCTGAAGGTAGTTTGTCCAAAGCAGCAGAAAAGATGCAGTTATCATATCGCAAAGCCTGGGATATTGTTCAGCAGTTAAATAAGCATTCCGAAAAACCTTTGGTAATATTAAGAAAGGGTGGAAAGACCGGTGGTGGTGCTGAGGTTACTATGTATGCAAAAGCAGTAATGGAAGCTTACAATAAACTTCAGAAAAAACTACAGGAAGTCTCAGAAGAAGAAAAACAGCTGCTTGAAATCTTAAATTAA
- a CDS encoding cysteine desulfurase family protein, producing MIQPAKIYLDYNATTPVRKEVLEKMLPYFTQNFANPHSDHAFGWDASEALERARKQVANLINSKTSEITFTSGATEAANLALLGFAKENRNKGKHIISCKTEHKAILETLNALENDGYEISYVEVNCDGIVDLKHFQSLLRPDTSMAVMMLANNETGVIQDITKISELAHQNGSVLMSDITQAVGKIDVDLKALGIDLAIFSSHKIYGPKGAGSLYSSSRIDLTRYMYGGNQENGIRPGTVNVPAIVGFGSAAELSKKELQETSEELLLLRNNFEEQLQGLENIQINARDQDRLPNTISFSVHNVEGDAFYRRMNRIAISRGSACTSNIIEASHVLTAMGFEKSLALATYRVSLGKTTTQQELNLAFENIQTAINSMRKTSLV from the coding sequence TTGATACAACCCGCGAAAATATATCTTGATTATAATGCCACCACCCCGGTTCGAAAAGAGGTGCTGGAAAAGATGCTGCCATATTTCACTCAGAATTTTGCAAATCCTCATAGTGATCATGCATTTGGTTGGGATGCCAGTGAGGCATTGGAACGGGCAAGAAAGCAGGTGGCAAATTTGATCAATTCCAAAACTTCAGAAATCACTTTTACTTCAGGAGCTACGGAAGCTGCTAATCTTGCTTTGCTTGGGTTTGCAAAAGAAAACAGAAACAAAGGAAAACATATAATTAGTTGTAAAACGGAGCATAAAGCTATTCTGGAAACACTGAATGCGCTTGAGAATGATGGGTATGAAATTAGTTATGTTGAGGTCAATTGTGACGGAATAGTGGATTTGAAACATTTTCAAAGTTTGTTGCGACCAGATACCAGTATGGCAGTGATGATGCTGGCTAATAATGAAACTGGTGTAATTCAGGATATCACTAAAATTTCAGAATTGGCGCATCAGAATGGTAGCGTGTTAATGAGCGATATCACTCAGGCAGTCGGTAAAATTGACGTTGATTTAAAAGCTCTGGGAATAGATCTCGCAATTTTTTCGTCTCATAAGATTTACGGACCTAAAGGAGCAGGTTCATTATATAGTTCCTCGAGAATCGACTTAACCAGGTACATGTATGGAGGGAATCAGGAAAATGGAATTAGGCCTGGAACTGTGAATGTTCCGGCAATAGTAGGATTTGGTTCTGCTGCGGAATTGTCAAAAAAGGAATTGCAGGAAACTTCAGAAGAACTTTTATTGCTACGTAATAATTTTGAAGAGCAGCTTCAAGGTTTGGAGAATATCCAGATAAATGCCAGAGATCAGGATCGACTTCCAAATACCATTAGTTTTAGCGTTCACAATGTTGAAGGAGATGCATTCTATCGCAGAATGAACAGGATCGCGATCTCAAGAGGTTCAGCCTGCACTTCCAATATAATCGAAGCTTCGCATGTCCTGACTGCTATGGGATTTGAAAAGAGTCTGGCGCTGGCTACCTATCGTGTTAGTCTGGGTAAAACTACAACGCAGCAAGAGCTGAACCTGGCATTTGAAAATATTCAAACTGCGATCAATAGTATGAGAAAAACGAGCCTGGTATGA
- a CDS encoding XdhC family protein codes for MREMEAIVAEYNKLKNEEISCVLATVVHVEGSSYRRAGARMLVDEFGNLTGAISGGCLEGDALRKALHAMHQQKNKLVTYDTSDENDAVIGAQLGCNGIIKVLFEAIDFENGKNACELLQIVTKTDRKASILVEFDLEETSFQPGTTALIYSEDKMFTSAEIDQEVLIEASEVIQNKRSTILKLERNGTSRINYIQFYDPPVKLVLIGAGNDAMVLASQAELLGWKIIIADGRPTHANIERFSSGCQVIVSRPEETLENIEIDERTCFALMSHNYNYDLAVLKLLLNKREVPYIGILGPLKKWERMKNDLDHAGIQISNVDEERIHAPIGFELGAETPAEIGLSILAEIQAVLTASSAKSLKYKNSPIHERTTSETLSI; via the coding sequence ATGAGAGAAATGGAAGCAATTGTAGCAGAATATAACAAGCTGAAAAATGAGGAAATATCCTGCGTTCTGGCGACCGTGGTTCATGTGGAAGGTTCTTCTTATCGCAGAGCTGGTGCGAGAATGTTAGTAGATGAATTCGGCAATCTCACCGGGGCTATTAGTGGTGGATGTCTCGAAGGCGATGCACTTCGAAAAGCTCTACACGCTATGCATCAGCAGAAGAATAAATTGGTTACTTATGATACCAGTGATGAGAATGATGCAGTAATTGGCGCACAATTAGGGTGTAATGGAATTATTAAGGTATTATTTGAAGCAATTGATTTTGAAAATGGAAAAAATGCTTGTGAATTACTTCAAATTGTAACAAAAACCGATAGAAAAGCTTCAATTCTGGTGGAATTCGACCTGGAAGAAACCAGTTTCCAACCTGGAACCACTGCTTTGATATATTCTGAAGATAAAATGTTCACTTCAGCTGAAATAGATCAAGAAGTGTTAATTGAAGCTTCAGAAGTTATTCAGAATAAGCGATCTACTATTCTGAAGTTGGAGCGAAACGGAACCAGCAGAATTAACTATATCCAGTTTTATGATCCACCGGTTAAGCTGGTTTTGATAGGTGCGGGGAATGATGCAATGGTCCTGGCTAGCCAGGCAGAACTTCTGGGGTGGAAGATCATTATAGCAGATGGGAGACCAACTCATGCGAATATAGAACGATTTTCCTCAGGTTGCCAGGTGATCGTGAGCAGGCCGGAAGAAACTTTAGAGAATATTGAGATTGATGAAAGAACCTGTTTTGCACTTATGAGTCATAATTATAATTATGATCTCGCAGTCCTTAAATTATTGCTTAATAAAAGAGAAGTTCCTTATATAGGTATTCTGGGTCCGCTTAAAAAATGGGAACGTATGAAGAATGATCTGGATCACGCAGGGATACAAATCTCCAATGTCGATGAGGAACGAATTCATGCACCAATAGGCTTTGAACTGGGAGCTGAAACACCAGCCGAGATTGGTTTGTCCATTTTAGCAGAAATCCAGGCAGTACTAACCGCTTCCAGCGCTAAATCTTTGAAATATAAAAACTCGCCAATTCACGAAAGGACAACTTCAGAAACATTGAGTATTTAG
- a CDS encoding nucleotidyltransferase family protein: MSSKRSNIAVLILAAGSSKRLGKPKQLVKFKNKTLLQHSIDVSENLNLSERIIVLGANWKKILNEVELKNHKLLINSNWQEGMSTSLKKGLEEIQNLHPAIENVLVLLSDQPFISESFLKKFINTHFTANCLATFSEYREIPGVPAIFSSKIFPDLMKIEGDRGARDLIKNGLTNYQLVPFEKGIVDIDTEKDLQFLKQLEHEA; encoded by the coding sequence ATGAGTAGTAAAAGATCAAATATTGCCGTTCTAATTCTCGCTGCAGGTTCTAGTAAGCGATTGGGAAAGCCAAAACAATTGGTGAAATTCAAGAATAAAACGCTGCTACAGCATAGTATCGATGTTTCAGAAAATTTAAACCTTTCAGAAAGAATAATTGTTCTAGGCGCGAATTGGAAAAAAATATTAAATGAGGTTGAACTGAAAAATCATAAACTTTTAATCAATAGCAACTGGCAGGAAGGCATGTCGACAAGCCTTAAAAAAGGACTGGAAGAAATTCAAAATTTGCATCCTGCTATTGAGAATGTACTCGTATTATTATCAGACCAACCATTTATAAGTGAGTCGTTTTTAAAGAAATTTATAAATACACACTTTACAGCAAATTGCCTGGCAACTTTTTCAGAATACCGAGAAATTCCAGGTGTCCCAGCAATATTTTCCAGCAAAATCTTCCCTGACCTTATGAAGATCGAAGGTGATCGTGGTGCAAGAGACCTGATTAAGAACGGACTTACTAATTATCAATTGGTGCCATTCGAGAAAGGTATTGTAGATATTGATACTGAAAAAGATTTGCAATTTTTAAAACAACTAGAGCATGAAGCTTAA
- a CDS encoding MoaD/ThiS family protein, with product MKLKLKYFGKLAETAGLQEEYKELESADTLAELKRIVFEEYKFDDSETIQVAVNQQLDEYKTLKEGDEIAFLPPFAGG from the coding sequence ATGAAGCTTAAACTTAAATACTTCGGAAAACTCGCTGAAACTGCAGGCTTACAGGAAGAATATAAAGAATTGGAGAGTGCAGATACATTGGCAGAACTCAAAAGAATAGTATTCGAGGAATATAAATTTGATGATTCTGAAACAATTCAGGTAGCAGTGAATCAGCAACTTGATGAATATAAAACTTTAAAAGAAGGAGACGAGATCGCATTTCTACCTCCTTTCGCAGGAGGATGA